GACGGTTATTCATTAAAAATTTTTTCCGGCAGATAATAATTTCTTTTTTCGAAAAAGAACTTAACATCAGAATCAAAATTGAATTGAACGCCCGCATTATAAATCTGGGCTGAAGCTGCAGAGCCATAAATTGTTCCGGCATATGAAAAAGTAGCCAGGCCGGTGAAGAGCCAGGCACGGAAGTTATGCTTGTGTTTAAAATTGTCGATGGCAAGGAATGTAAGAATTCCAGTGGCAATCATGGATGTAATTCCGTCACTTACTTCTCCGGTATATATCTTGCCTAGTCCCGGAAGAAATCCGGAAAGGAGCGCTGCTGTAACCGGACTTTTATACGCAGGGGATTTTTTCCTGGAATAAAATTCTTTAATTACAGTTTTATCCGAATCGGGAAAGACTTTATAAAATAGTGAAGTGTCCGGTAAAACAGAATTATCGATCAGGTGAGAAATGTAATAGAGCCGGTCTATTTCGCGTGAATACTTTTCAGTGTGATAATTTCCTTGAACAGCCGTCAGCCGGAATTCCTTAAAGTCCCTTTCAAAAAAGAGTGATTTGAAGAAAGCCAGTCTTGATTCTTCCTCAAAATCTGAATTAAAAAAGAGTCCTTTAAAATTATCGGCGGCTTCTTTGAACCTTCCGATATTATAAAAACAGTCGGCAAATTTATAACGGACCGTATCGTTATCCTTCGACAACAGAACTTCCCTGAATTCTTCGAGGGCTCTCAAATAATCTTTTTCGTTATAGAGAAAATTGCCGAATCTCAACCGGTTTTCAACAGAGAAATAACCGGAATAATTGTCTGCAGATTGTGCAACAATTAAAGAGAAGGATTGAAGGCTAAGCAACAAAAAGAGAAATTTGCTTTTAGAAATCCGGGCAGCATGAATAATTTTTAATAAACTATTTAACAAGAAGTCCACCCGGATTATAAATAATCTTTTCGGAATTGAGAGTGTAATTAGAAGAGGAATCGTAAAACTTTCCTGATATATGAACAGGATAATTACTACTTCCCTTGAAAAAATTCAGGTCCCTTATAAACCTGTCGGCAAACATCAATGAACCTTTAATCATTCCGGCTTCATTTACCGATTCAACAAAGAAATGTGAACATGATGGATAGAAAGGGCAATTATCTCCGTCCAGATCCGAGATCAAAAACGAATAAACACTTCTAACTGCGGATAAAAACTTAGAACCTGTCCCGTAGTTAGATTTATCGGTATCAAGCTCGTACTTACTTACAATCTGATACTGTACTTCACGCCCCACCCATTTCACCCAATCGGTTTGGGAGAAACTGATGACGTTAAAGATCAAAATCAGTAATACTGTTTTATTGAATAAACGGTTCAATCCTTAATTAATCCTTTAATAATTCTCGGGCAATAACAACTCTCTGAATTTCCGAAGTTCCTTCATAGATTTCGGTGATTTTAGCATCCCTTAAAAATCTTTCCACCAGATATTCCCTCACATATCCGTAACCGCCGTGAATCTGGATTGCTTCAAGGGCACAATCCACAGCAATTTTAGACGCATACAGTTTAGCCATCGCAGCTTCTTTCACATATTTTTTACCTGCATCTTTTAGTGCTGCTGCTTCGAGTGTAAGAAGTTTAGCTGCCTCAACTTTAACAGCCATGTCCGCAAGTTTGAACTGAATTGCCTGAAGATTAGCAATTTCAGTTCCGAAAGCTTTTCGGACGCGGGCATATTTTCTGGAAGCTTCAAGAGCACCTTCGGCAATTCCGCATGCTTGCGCCGCAATACCGATCCTGCCACCGTTCAGAGTATTCATAGCAAAATTAAAACCTTTGCCTGCTTCCCAGACAATATTTTTCTCGGGGACTTTACAATTCTCGAAAGTAAGTGAACATGTATCGCTGCTTCTGATACCGAGTTTATCCTCTTTAACGCCGTGGCCGAATCCGGGAGTCCCTTTTTCAACAAGGAACGTAGTAATTCCGTGGTGCGCTTTTTCTTTATCGGTTTGAGCGACAACAAGAAAATAATCTGCGCTGATTCCATTTGTGATCCAGTTTTTCATACCATTAATCGCCCACAGATCACCTTCTTTATGAGCAGAAGTATTCTGTTTAGTAGCATCGCTTCCGGCTTCCGGTTCCGAGAGGGCAAAAGCTCCGAGCTTATCTCCGCGTGCAAGAGGTTTTAAATAAGTCTCCTTTAAATAATCGGAACCCCATTTTTCGAGTCCGTAGCAGACCAGTGAATTATTTACGGACATAATAACACCAACACTTGCATCGACCTTAGAAATTTCAATCATAGCTAGAACATAACTTATTGTATCAAGTCCAGCACCGTCGTACTCAGGAGAAACCATCATTCCGAGGAATCCAAGTTCGCCGAGTTTTTTTACAATTTCGGAAGGGAATTCGGCTTTTTTATCTCTCTCTATAGAAGAAGGAGCGATTTCCAATTCGGCAAATTCGCGGGCCGTCTGCTGAATCATCAATTGTTCTTCTGTAAATTCAAATTTCATAAGGACCTCTTAGTTGAATTGAATTGATTGGTCAATTACAATTCAAAACTAAATAAAGGGTTTGGTAAATTCAATCGTTTTAAAGCCGATTAATTTTGTATGGCGAAGGATTTATTATATTTGCCGTGATGAAAAAGGAAGATAAGAAAGCGGTATTAAAGGGGATGACTCTTTCCGAGCTGAAAGAATATTTTCTTTCGATCGGAGAGTCCAAATACCGGGCCGAACAGCTCTTCAACTGGGTCTATAACAGGGTTTCATTCGATTTCAATGAGATGCAGAATTTCCCTAAGACTTTAAGAACCCGGCTCGAATCAACTGCTCTTATTAAGACCTTGGAACCGGTCGCGGTACAGGATTCGCCTTCCACAGGGACAAAAAAATATCTTTATTCAACATCCGACAACCGGAAAATTGAATCGGTACTGATTCCCGAAGGCGAGCGGAACACACTTTGCATTTCAACGCAGGTGGGATGCCCACTTGATTGTAAATTCTGCGCAACCGGATTAATGGGATACAAACGGAATCTGAGTTCAGGCGAAATTGTAGATCAATATCTGTTAACTGCAAAGGAAGCCGGTAAACAAGCAATTACAAACATTGTCTATATGGGGATGGGTGAACCTCTTTTAAATTTTGATAACACTGTTAAGTCGGTAGAAATTTTCACTCATGAACTTACAAAAGGATTAAGCAGGAAAAGGATCACAATTTCCACGGCAGGTATTCCGAATAAGATAATCGAGATTGCTGAATTGGGTTTGCGTATCAAACTGGCACTGTCTCTTCATTCGTGTTTTGATGATATCCGTTCACAGATAATGCCTATCAATAAAAAATACTCGCTTAAAGAAAATATTGAAGCGCTGAAATTCTATACAAAGAAGACAAAGACTAGAGCTACATTCGAATACACCATGTTGAAGGGAATAAACGACCGGGATGAGGACATAAAAGCAATAGTAAAACTATGCAGCCAGTTACCTTCCAAAATCAATATCATCCCGTTCAACAGTATCAGGCATATGAATCCCGGCGGAATTTCAGCGGAGTTAGAACCGACCAGCTTAGATAATATCCTGAAATTTGCCGATAAACTCCGGGGCCACAACATAACAGTATTGGTAAGAGAAACTCAGGGTGATGACATAGCAGCTGCATGCGGGCAGCTTGCAGTAAGCATGAATTAAGACCTTTCATTTCAACAATTTGTTAATTATTATTCACGCGAAATTAGGAGAATAATTCGATGATCAAACCGATTCGGATTTTAATTCTTCTCTTACTCATTTCTAACGGTATTCAGAATGCCCAGCAGGATAAGATCAATCAAAAAATATATACTGTTGTTATTATGCCGTTTTTGGACGAACTCCATTATCCGTATAATACCGACTGGATAAGAGAAGCTTTTATAAAAGCATTTTACGAAAAGGGATTTGCAGTAATTCTGGACGACTCTACTTGGTCGAAAATTTTAGATCAGGGATTCAATCCTGCCAGGACATTATCCGACGAGGCCTTTCTGGTATCTAAAAGTATAGATGTGGATCTTATAGTTTACGGTCAGATAAGCAATATGTACAGGCAAAGAGGCAACTACTACACTTCGAATCCAATTTCAGTTACAATATATGATGCCAGAAAAAAAGAAACTGTTATTAAAGAGAGAATGGCTTACACGGAAAGATGGGGATTATTCAGAAAAAATTTGTCCACAGACGAGATGGCGCTTAAAGTTGTAAATCAACTTGTTAGTATGGGTTATAAATAGAGTAAATGAAATTAAATTTATCCGCGCAACTGGTACTGTTGTTTTCAATAACAATTCTGTTTTTAAAGTGCGATAGTTCAATAACCGAGTCGGCGGCAGACGGAATCATCCATCAGATAAGCGGCTGCAACAAATCTTACAGCCGCTCCCCGGAAAGCGATTCCTGTTTCACATATACTTTCAGGGAAACTCTCAAAATCGACTTTTGTGTTCCGGGAAACTGCTGTCCCGATTCCAACCGTTTTTCTTTTAAGTCCGGAGTATTTAAAGATACTATCACAATAGTATTTGCAGATACAGCAGCTAATCTGTGCAGATGCATTTGCAATTATACTATACAAGCTGAATTTGATAATCTCATCAAAGATTTTTATCTGGTCAAGTGCCAGCGGAAGGATTCTTTAGGTGTATATACATCCTATCGTGAAAAGGTTTACCGACAAATAAAATGACCAATCCCCTGCCGGATCCGGAACTAATTTGAATGAAAACTGATTTAGATAATTATATAAACAAAGACCCTGATATAAATACTTATATGACAAATGACGTCTCTTAACAAAACAAATAGAATACACGCTCTTCTCGCGTTTTTTCTATTTCTATTTATACTCAATTCAAATTCTTCTGCTCAGTCGAACGGTGAAGCCACAATAAACGGATTTGTGTACGATTCATCGAATGGCGAAGCGCTAATCGGGGCGAATATTTTCATCAAAGAAATAAATACCGGCGCAAGCAGTAATGTTAGCGGATACTTTGTAATAACCAATCTGAAACCGGGTACTTTCGAAATTGTGGTAAGTTATGTCGGGTTTAGAACCTTTTCACAATCAGTTACATTGAAATCAAACGAGGATAAAAGGATTGATGTGTATCTGGCACCCGACATAATAATGGGAGAGGAAGTAATTGTAACCGGGGATTCCGTAAGAACAATTGAGAGACTATTTAACAAACCGGTCTCAAGAATCGATCTTTCTCCGGTCCAGCTCGGCAAAGTACCTCAGGCAGTTGAGTCGGACCTTTTAAGAACGCTTCAATCCCTTCCGGGGATTGTACCGGTATCGGATTTCTCCTCAGCCATTTATGTACGTGGAGGGACTCCGGATCAGAACCTGTTTCTTCTGGACGGAACTGATGTTTACAATCCAGAGCATGCTTTCGGACTCTTTTCAACGTTCAATATGGATGCGATAAAAAAAGTTGAGGTATACAAAGGCGGATTCAGCGCGGAGTACGGCGGAAGATTATCCTCGGTAATAAATGTAACGAACAACGACGGCAACCGGAACAACTTTGAAGGGAAAGTTTCCTTGAGTCTTCTCTCGTTAAATACAACGCTTCAAACTCCCTTGGGAAATATTGGATCGCTGTCCGGTTCACTCAGAAGAACATATTTCGATCAAACCCTTGCAAAGGTTATTGATGATATACCCGATTATTATTTCCTGGATGGAAATCTGAAAGCATTTTTCGACTTAAGTCCCACCAACAAGCTAAGCGTCAGTTTTTACGGTGGTATAGACGACCTGAATTTCGTTCTCGACAAAGAGCGTCCCGAGTCTTTCGGATTCGAATATGTATGGGGCAATCAGACAGGAAGCATAAACTGGAGATCGATTATTACACCTAAACTCTTCGGCAATTTCTGGATTACAGGAAGCAGATTTTTCTCGGATTTCGATTTCGACGATGTCGACTTTTATGAAGAGAATTTAATCCGGGATGTTACTCTAAAGGGAGCACTGGAATATTTTTACAGCGATCACTGGAAATTCAAATTCGGATTCGAACAGAAAAACGTAAGCGGGAGTCTTAAACAGGGTTTTACCGGCGGCAGGGTAGACGTTTCCAAACACAGGATTCTCTACTCACTCTACTTTACCACAGACTGGCGTCCGAATCCGCTCTGGGATATCGAAGCGGGTATTAGGGCCGAGTATTTTGATTCGGATACGGATTACAAAAACATTGATCCCCGGTTAACAATTAAATACAGATTAACAGAAACAAGCAGTTTGAAATTCTCTTCCGGACTTTTCCATCAGTATGCAAATCGCATCCCGCGGCTCTTTTTTGTAAGCATCTGGACAAGTGCCGATGAATATGTGAAAGGGTCCTCTGCTTCCCATTTTATTCTCGGGTATCAGAGGGAAATTGCCCGGAATATAGAATTCGAGGTCGAAGCGTATTATAAGAATTATACCAACATTTATTCGTACAATCCTACATTTCTTGCCGATATAACACCGGAAAGTTATACTGAAGATAATCTGCCGTTATTCAGTACAACGAAAGGACTTTTTAATGAAGGGAAAGGGAAATCTTACGGAGTTGAGTTTCTATTACGAAAGGATATCGGGGCAATTACAGGATGGGCTGCTTATTCCTTAGCAGGTACAGAGTTTTCGATTGAAAGGATCAATAAAGGAATTCCTTTCGCGCCTAGACACGATAGAACACACGCGATTAATATAGTTGCCAATTTTGACTTGAACAACTTCTTGAATGAATTAAACAGAAAACCATTCATTACATCCGACAAGAAATGGAGTCTGGGACTGAATTTTACTTTCTTCTCTGGTCAGCCAATAACACTTCCCGCGTCGGTTTATTTTATAAACCAGTTTCCAGATTGGGAACCGAATTCAAGAAGTCTGGCAATATATCCCTCCGGAATTAATGAGTTCCGGCTTCCCTATTATTCAAGATTAGACCTGAGTCTTACATACGAAATTAATTACGGCGGATGGATTCTTTCACCCTATCTGCAGATATTCAATCTGCTTAACCGGAAAAATGTCTGGTTCATTGAATACAAGAATGAAATAAAAGGCGGTGTAATTAAACAGGAAATTAATAATGTCACAATGTTTCCAATTCTGCCCAGTATCGGCGTAAATATTAAATTCTAGATATGATGATTGATATGTTTAATAGATATAAATATTTAGTTCTGGTTTCTTCTGCACTGTTAATTTTCTCATGCGGAGAAAACAGTGTTGAGATTGGTGAAAATACTTATCTGCCTAAAATTGTGATTGAAGGATACCTTTACCCCGGACAGAAAGTAGAGAACATCAGGATTACCAGAAATTTTCCTCTCAATACCACTCCCGATCTTAGATTACTTTTTCTTTCCGATGCCGAAGTTAGGATTACCGATCTTCAGAGTTTCAGAGAATACAAACTGGTATACAACCCGCAGAAATTTTCCTATGAGTATAACGGGTCTGATTTGATTATCGATTATGAAAAATCCTACAGGCTGGATGTTAAAGCTACTGTCGATAATAAATTATTATCTGCAGCTTCTGTTACAAAAGTACCTGCGAAGGGATTCAGAATTATAGATGAGGAATCGAATCTCGATTCATTAAAATACCGGCAGCGCAATTCAAACGGTAATATTGAACAGTTTAAGATTGTATTCTCTCCATCGCCCGGGAATCCATTTTACAGTCTTTCAATTGTTGCGCTCGACGCGAAGCCTGATAATTTCATTTACGACAATGCCTATTTCGAAATAAAGCCCGAAGATTTATTAAAAGATTTCGACCGTTACAGATATCAGTCTAAATGGCTTCAGAATGTCAAATCGGATGAACCAAAAATTGAATATAAGATCGAATGGCTGGACACCTGGTTCTACGGCAATTACCGGGTTATCACATATGCCGGTGATGAAAACTACCGGCTCTTTTTTCTTACATACAGGAATGTACAGGAATTCGACGGAAATTTTCATGAGCCCAGAATAAACATTGATGGTGACGGGATCGGAGTTTTCTGTTCCGTTATTGCCGACACAGTCTACTTTAAGGTGCTTAAATAAAAATCTTTCCTTATCTTTCAAAAGAATTTACGTACATTTTCTATCAGAGGATTGCTATGCTCATCACTAAAAAAATGATTTCCTCTATACTTATTTTTTTTGTTTCACTTTTACTATTCAGCTGCAGCAAGAACGAATCTGAAAGCCGGGTTATAGAACAGGATGTGAAAATCTATCTTGTTGCTCTAGAAGGATCTGAATTGCCCGGTAAAATGTTCGGGTGTAATGATATTCTTGTTACAGAGGAGATAAAAATATCTGCCGAACGATCTGTTCTGGAAGCAACATTTTACGAGCTGGTAAATTTCAAATCGACAGGTGAACTGATTAATTTTGTGAAGGGACCCGGATTAATGCTCGTTCAGGTTACTGTAGCAAGAGGGATTGCGGATGTTTATCTGACCGGCGATTTCGAAATTTCCGGTGCATGTGATATTATAAGAATAAAAGAACAGATTTACGAAACCGCAAAACAATTCACAGAATACACAAAAATTAATTTTTACATAAAGAACGAGACGCTAGAAAATTACCTCGATGTTGCCGGCGCCTCATTCAA
This Melioribacteraceae bacterium DNA region includes the following protein-coding sequences:
- the rlmN gene encoding 23S rRNA (adenine(2503)-C(2))-methyltransferase RlmN, which gives rise to MKKEDKKAVLKGMTLSELKEYFLSIGESKYRAEQLFNWVYNRVSFDFNEMQNFPKTLRTRLESTALIKTLEPVAVQDSPSTGTKKYLYSTSDNRKIESVLIPEGERNTLCISTQVGCPLDCKFCATGLMGYKRNLSSGEIVDQYLLTAKEAGKQAITNIVYMGMGEPLLNFDNTVKSVEIFTHELTKGLSRKRITISTAGIPNKIIEIAELGLRIKLALSLHSCFDDIRSQIMPINKKYSLKENIEALKFYTKKTKTRATFEYTMLKGINDRDEDIKAIVKLCSQLPSKINIIPFNSIRHMNPGGISAELEPTSLDNILKFADKLRGHNITVLVRETQGDDIAAACGQLAVSMN
- a CDS encoding TonB-dependent receptor; translated protein: MTSLNKTNRIHALLAFFLFLFILNSNSSAQSNGEATINGFVYDSSNGEALIGANIFIKEINTGASSNVSGYFVITNLKPGTFEIVVSYVGFRTFSQSVTLKSNEDKRIDVYLAPDIIMGEEVIVTGDSVRTIERLFNKPVSRIDLSPVQLGKVPQAVESDLLRTLQSLPGIVPVSDFSSAIYVRGGTPDQNLFLLDGTDVYNPEHAFGLFSTFNMDAIKKVEVYKGGFSAEYGGRLSSVINVTNNDGNRNNFEGKVSLSLLSLNTTLQTPLGNIGSLSGSLRRTYFDQTLAKVIDDIPDYYFLDGNLKAFFDLSPTNKLSVSFYGGIDDLNFVLDKERPESFGFEYVWGNQTGSINWRSIITPKLFGNFWITGSRFFSDFDFDDVDFYEENLIRDVTLKGALEYFYSDHWKFKFGFEQKNVSGSLKQGFTGGRVDVSKHRILYSLYFTTDWRPNPLWDIEAGIRAEYFDSDTDYKNIDPRLTIKYRLTETSSLKFSSGLFHQYANRIPRLFFVSIWTSADEYVKGSSASHFILGYQREIARNIEFEVEAYYKNYTNIYSYNPTFLADITPESYTEDNLPLFSTTKGLFNEGKGKSYGVEFLLRKDIGAITGWAAYSLAGTEFSIERINKGIPFAPRHDRTHAINIVANFDLNNFLNELNRKPFITSDKKWSLGLNFTFFSGQPITLPASVYFINQFPDWEPNSRSLAIYPSGINEFRLPYYSRLDLSLTYEINYGGWILSPYLQIFNLLNRKNVWFIEYKNEIKGGVIKQEINNVTMFPILPSIGVNIKF
- the yidD gene encoding membrane protein insertion efficiency factor YidD; the encoded protein is MNRLFNKTVLLILIFNVISFSQTDWVKWVGREVQYQIVSKYELDTDKSNYGTGSKFLSAVRSVYSFLISDLDGDNCPFYPSCSHFFVESVNEAGMIKGSLMFADRFIRDLNFFKGSSNYPVHISGKFYDSSSNYTLNSEKIIYNPGGLLVK
- a CDS encoding acyl-CoA dehydrogenase, which encodes MKFEFTEEQLMIQQTAREFAELEIAPSSIERDKKAEFPSEIVKKLGELGFLGMMVSPEYDGAGLDTISYVLAMIEISKVDASVGVIMSVNNSLVCYGLEKWGSDYLKETYLKPLARGDKLGAFALSEPEAGSDATKQNTSAHKEGDLWAINGMKNWITNGISADYFLVVAQTDKEKAHHGITTFLVEKGTPGFGHGVKEDKLGIRSSDTCSLTFENCKVPEKNIVWEAGKGFNFAMNTLNGGRIGIAAQACGIAEGALEASRKYARVRKAFGTEIANLQAIQFKLADMAVKVEAAKLLTLEAAALKDAGKKYVKEAAMAKLYASKIAVDCALEAIQIHGGYGYVREYLVERFLRDAKITEIYEGTSEIQRVVIARELLKD
- a CDS encoding DUF4249 family protein, translating into MFNRYKYLVLVSSALLIFSCGENSVEIGENTYLPKIVIEGYLYPGQKVENIRITRNFPLNTTPDLRLLFLSDAEVRITDLQSFREYKLVYNPQKFSYEYNGSDLIIDYEKSYRLDVKATVDNKLLSAASVTKVPAKGFRIIDEESNLDSLKYRQRNSNGNIEQFKIVFSPSPGNPFYSLSIVALDAKPDNFIYDNAYFEIKPEDLLKDFDRYRYQSKWLQNVKSDEPKIEYKIEWLDTWFYGNYRVITYAGDENYRLFFLTYRNVQEFDGNFHEPRINIDGDGIGVFCSVIADTVYFKVLK
- a CDS encoding tetratricopeptide repeat protein, whose product is MLNSLLKIIHAARISKSKFLFLLLSLQSFSLIVAQSADNYSGYFSVENRLRFGNFLYNEKDYLRALEEFREVLLSKDNDTVRYKFADCFYNIGRFKEAADNFKGLFFNSDFEEESRLAFFKSLFFERDFKEFRLTAVQGNYHTEKYSREIDRLYYISHLIDNSVLPDTSLFYKVFPDSDKTVIKEFYSRKKSPAYKSPVTAALLSGFLPGLGKIYTGEVSDGITSMIATGILTFLAIDNFKHKHNFRAWLFTGLATFSYAGTIYGSAASAQIYNAGVQFNFDSDVKFFFEKRNYYLPEKIFNE